Proteins found in one Salinimonas lutimaris genomic segment:
- the recB gene encoding exodeoxyribonuclease V subunit beta, producing MSISHPIVTSQPLDVAGLPLNGRHLIEASAGTGKTFNITRLYLRMLLEKRLSVQQILVMTFTNAATEEIRGRIADTLQEAADYWQHFILATQNDSDDAFFIKTPTKDNDGTDSVSPVLSKAPIDSVEPLNGDPLFLALYQAFPGQPYLDIIKAALLELDEASVYTIHGFCNRVLGELAFTSGAAMKLGLETDTRDNYLLAAQDWIRQIAADEDAYNLLVEAGWHTPQAIQKEFEAAIRSGLNPVVQSESEIVASYTSSIAKMAVQVTSQKKDIIQQISSHMSAIDTGLVSGVKDSALRQEQWSDILNWLHDEDLEEPPGTLAKFLHGGRFRSKPELKVLLEPLKALAKQVKDTLSQLTADRDKAIEKLPVLQLITKGFTFISEHVAQQKRQQGIVDFDDLISMLAERISAPDSRLAVQLREKYPAALIDEFQDTDANQYQILANIYAAPCQEQVLMMIGDPKQAIYGFRGGDIFTYLKAGKQADHRWVMDTNWRSVADMVNAYNRLFYGAPVSGEAKDVFGYGIQYEPVNATSYAKANRAPLCDPLSDRAALTYAYVASQADAKPAKAQLQQDIAQWVSDEILRLLKQATLGDEPLAPQDIAILVRSGPEAQVIQQALRKAGIASVFLSNRSNLFGAAEAHDLYRVLDGIWHMSDQYRLSAALSSPLFGFSHEMLIQLLYKEDDTLWNEVIARVSTLKLMWQQRGAMAVILHMLEYQFQAKGDDTERALTNYLHLAEVLERASSEQAHAEQLLIWLHRQIANPDVAQEQTQRLESDARLIQIVTQHGSKGLEYPVVFVPFASIYRDPAKVGPQFIQLYRYFDEDAGGLVLQLGKNDAAIEKVRQEGEAEAMRLLYVAVTRAAQRCYLGVAPFDGSEKSSLAVAMGMTSDEQWEEVFRRIDNENNLHTRFVSIESSALQNRDKVNSVEPEPLVAKDFNGNVNERWRLYSFSALARRQMTVNQTRRELEEEIPDTHANVSADEVPLPYRFTFEKGASAGNLLHDILELHDFSQPQWEEAGLDMAVRFGIDDDDIPGFFDWIEEVLQTPLRQTGLCLAQLNLTATLKEAEFYFPMTSVNFYKLDILLKSHRQKLGQKHSVTLPVRNAESLEGLMHGFIDLIFEWEGKYYVADYKSTHLGSSYSEYSPEKLMNNNAHHLYDLQYLIYSLALHRYLSLQLPDYLPEQHFGGVYYLYLRGMHPDNASKNGVFFTQLDTEELRALDDAFGQV from the coding sequence ATGAGCATCTCTCACCCGATTGTGACCTCGCAACCACTTGATGTGGCAGGCTTGCCGTTAAACGGCCGACATCTTATTGAAGCTAGCGCTGGTACTGGTAAAACCTTTAATATAACAAGACTTTATCTGCGCATGTTGCTGGAAAAAAGACTTAGTGTTCAGCAAATTCTGGTAATGACTTTTACCAATGCAGCGACCGAAGAGATTCGGGGGCGTATCGCTGATACGCTTCAGGAAGCGGCTGACTATTGGCAGCACTTTATCTTAGCGACCCAAAACGACAGCGATGATGCCTTTTTTATCAAGACACCCACAAAAGACAATGACGGTACAGACAGCGTCAGTCCCGTATTAAGTAAGGCACCCATTGATAGTGTGGAACCACTTAACGGCGACCCGCTCTTTTTGGCCTTATACCAGGCGTTTCCCGGACAGCCATACCTGGATATTATCAAAGCAGCGCTGCTGGAACTTGACGAAGCGTCGGTATATACCATTCATGGTTTCTGTAACCGTGTTTTAGGTGAACTGGCCTTTACCAGCGGCGCGGCGATGAAGCTGGGTCTTGAAACAGATACTCGTGATAATTATCTGCTTGCTGCACAAGACTGGATCCGACAAATTGCAGCAGATGAAGATGCCTACAACCTACTGGTTGAAGCAGGCTGGCACACGCCACAAGCGATACAAAAAGAGTTCGAAGCGGCGATTCGCAGTGGCCTTAACCCTGTGGTGCAGTCTGAAAGTGAAATTGTAGCGTCTTATACAAGCTCTATAGCTAAGATGGCTGTCCAGGTAACCAGTCAGAAAAAAGACATTATCCAGCAAATTTCTTCGCACATGTCGGCCATAGATACAGGGCTGGTCAGTGGTGTAAAAGATTCGGCGCTCAGGCAGGAGCAGTGGTCTGACATTCTGAACTGGCTACATGATGAAGACCTTGAAGAACCGCCGGGTACGCTGGCTAAGTTTTTACATGGTGGGCGTTTTCGCAGTAAGCCAGAACTAAAAGTATTACTGGAGCCGCTCAAAGCACTTGCTAAGCAGGTCAAAGACACACTGAGTCAACTTACAGCCGATCGTGATAAAGCCATAGAAAAGCTGCCTGTTTTACAACTGATTACCAAGGGCTTTACGTTTATTAGTGAGCATGTTGCGCAGCAAAAGCGACAACAGGGTATTGTCGATTTTGACGACCTGATTAGCATGCTTGCCGAAAGAATTTCTGCGCCGGACTCCCGATTGGCTGTCCAGTTACGTGAAAAGTATCCGGCAGCCCTGATAGATGAGTTTCAGGACACCGATGCCAATCAGTATCAAATTCTGGCAAATATTTATGCTGCGCCGTGTCAGGAACAGGTATTGATGATGATTGGTGATCCTAAGCAGGCCATTTACGGGTTCAGAGGAGGGGACATTTTTACTTATCTGAAAGCAGGAAAGCAAGCAGACCATCGCTGGGTGATGGATACAAACTGGCGTTCTGTGGCTGATATGGTAAATGCCTATAATCGTCTTTTTTATGGCGCGCCGGTGTCAGGGGAGGCGAAAGATGTATTTGGCTATGGCATACAGTATGAGCCGGTCAATGCTACTAGTTATGCTAAAGCTAATCGTGCACCTTTATGTGATCCGCTCAGCGATCGGGCGGCGTTAACGTACGCTTATGTGGCGTCGCAGGCGGACGCCAAGCCAGCCAAGGCTCAGTTGCAGCAGGATATCGCTCAATGGGTGAGTGATGAGATACTGCGTTTACTCAAGCAGGCTACACTAGGTGATGAACCTCTGGCTCCCCAGGATATTGCCATCTTGGTAAGAAGCGGCCCGGAAGCACAAGTGATTCAGCAGGCACTGCGTAAAGCCGGTATTGCCTCTGTGTTTCTCAGTAATCGATCAAACTTATTTGGCGCAGCAGAAGCTCACGATTTGTATCGTGTATTAGACGGGATATGGCATATGTCAGACCAGTACCGGCTTTCTGCTGCACTGAGTAGCCCGTTGTTCGGTTTTAGCCATGAAATGTTGATCCAGTTGCTTTATAAAGAAGACGATACATTATGGAATGAGGTCATCGCCAGGGTGTCGACGTTAAAGCTGATGTGGCAGCAGCGCGGGGCGATGGCAGTGATACTGCATATGCTCGAATATCAGTTTCAGGCAAAGGGTGATGACACCGAACGCGCCTTAACCAACTATCTGCATCTTGCCGAAGTTCTGGAGCGGGCATCGTCTGAGCAGGCGCACGCAGAGCAGTTATTGATCTGGTTACATCGGCAGATAGCGAATCCGGATGTAGCGCAAGAGCAGACGCAGCGACTGGAAAGTGATGCCAGACTGATTCAGATTGTTACGCAACATGGCTCCAAAGGGCTTGAGTATCCTGTTGTATTTGTACCATTTGCCAGTATTTACCGGGACCCGGCTAAAGTAGGTCCGCAATTTATTCAGTTATATCGTTACTTTGACGAGGATGCTGGTGGGCTGGTATTACAGCTTGGCAAGAACGATGCCGCGATAGAAAAGGTTCGTCAGGAAGGCGAAGCCGAGGCAATGCGCTTGTTGTACGTTGCGGTCACCCGTGCTGCACAGCGCTGCTATCTTGGCGTGGCCCCCTTTGACGGATCTGAAAAATCCTCTCTCGCTGTGGCAATGGGCATGACATCAGATGAACAATGGGAAGAAGTTTTCAGGCGTATAGACAACGAAAATAATTTACATACCCGCTTTGTTTCGATTGAAAGTAGCGCATTGCAGAACCGCGATAAAGTGAATAGCGTTGAGCCCGAGCCTCTGGTAGCGAAAGACTTTAACGGTAACGTGAATGAGCGCTGGCGTCTTTATTCTTTTTCCGCTCTTGCCCGCAGACAGATGACCGTAAATCAAACCCGGCGTGAACTTGAAGAAGAAATACCAGACACCCATGCAAACGTTTCGGCTGATGAGGTACCGCTGCCATATCGATTTACCTTTGAAAAAGGGGCCTCAGCAGGGAACTTACTACACGATATTCTTGAGCTGCATGACTTTAGTCAGCCACAGTGGGAAGAGGCAGGTTTAGATATGGCTGTCCGGTTTGGTATAGACGATGATGACATCCCTGGCTTCTTTGACTGGATTGAAGAAGTGCTGCAGACACCACTTCGTCAGACCGGATTATGTTTAGCGCAGCTAAACCTGACAGCCACTTTAAAAGAAGCTGAATTCTACTTTCCGATGACATCGGTAAATTTTTATAAACTGGATATTCTGCTTAAATCTCATCGGCAAAAATTGGGTCAAAAACATTCTGTGACATTGCCTGTCAGAAATGCAGAAAGCCTTGAAGGGCTCATGCATGGGTTTATCGATCTTATTTTTGAATGGGAAGGAAAGTATTATGTTGCAGATTATAAATCTACGCATCTGGGCAGTAGTTATTCCGAATATTCGCCAGAAAAACTTATGAATAACAATGCGCATCACCTGTATGATCTGCAATATCTCATTTATTCACTAGCGCTGCACCGTTATTTGTCACTACAACTTCCCGACTATCTTCCTGAACAGCACTTTGGGGGCGTTTATTACCTGTATTTGCGGGGAATGCATCCGGATAATGCCAGCAAAAACGGCGTTTTCTTCACCCAGTTAGACACAGAAGAACTCAGGGCTCTTGACGATGCCTTTGGACAAGTTTGA
- the recD gene encoding exodeoxyribonuclease V subunit alpha, whose translation MKYNEIPTLTKELAEIESIDVYFAQQFCTSGRQNNEIWFMLLIALSFVQRKGHTCLDLRFLASQTLFDSEEETLKGYAFGDLNTLLHACTSAISDHDLQSVMMLDDTRLFTRRYWKFEQQICNALASRTHKNVLDDTQYQKLKSLWPLMFNTERNKGQDWQQVATAAALVQNFTIINGGPGTGKTYTVTRLLLALKQCFGLDLNIQLAAPTGKAAQRMNESVGAALEKLRSTVDNNLISSVSADALTLHRLLGIQRFGVQTLKGPDSPLPCDVLIVDEASMIDTALMARLVRALKPGCKLILVGDADQLPAVESGSVLESLISLQKAGTASEPVQQHLNKLCPHLPELESVDSQYVSLDFVRTLTISQRFKGALSRVATCIKNDQAEQAWQGCPEFSDADMTNFLHNEQTFTLPESYFCEVSEKLIHACFSSLKNIDQTPQQVLQVLTQCKWLTPVRKGPSGVDALNQRVEKTLFQAAANQEYYPGRPIMVVENNYAQHLFNGDTGVIWPDSKGQLLAWFETADGVRAVSLSRLPKVETVFAMTVHKSQGSEFSQVLIFLPEATTSQMSSLLSRELLYTGITRAKRGCILVGSKTSFEKMVATQVQRHSGLAQLFHDFCN comes from the coding sequence ATGAAATATAATGAAATCCCGACTCTGACAAAGGAGTTGGCTGAGATAGAAAGCATCGATGTGTATTTCGCACAGCAATTTTGTACTTCAGGCCGTCAGAACAATGAAATTTGGTTTATGTTGCTGATAGCGTTGTCTTTTGTACAACGAAAAGGGCACACATGCCTCGATTTACGCTTTCTGGCTAGTCAGACTTTATTTGACAGTGAAGAAGAAACGCTCAAAGGCTATGCATTTGGCGATCTGAATACACTTTTACATGCTTGTACATCGGCCATTTCAGACCATGATTTGCAATCAGTCATGATGCTTGATGATACCCGTTTATTCACTCGTCGATACTGGAAATTTGAACAACAAATCTGTAATGCTTTGGCCAGCAGAACACATAAAAATGTATTGGACGATACGCAGTATCAAAAGCTTAAAAGCCTGTGGCCATTGATGTTTAATACAGAAAGAAATAAGGGCCAGGACTGGCAGCAAGTTGCTACCGCTGCAGCATTGGTTCAGAATTTTACCATCATCAATGGTGGGCCCGGTACCGGTAAAACGTATACGGTGACCAGACTATTACTTGCTCTGAAACAATGCTTTGGGCTGGACTTAAATATTCAACTGGCAGCACCAACAGGTAAAGCTGCGCAGCGGATGAATGAGTCCGTTGGTGCGGCGCTAGAAAAGCTCAGGTCAACGGTTGATAATAACCTTATCAGTAGTGTTTCAGCGGATGCGCTCACGTTACATCGGCTGTTGGGTATTCAGCGCTTTGGTGTTCAAACCCTTAAAGGCCCGGACTCCCCCTTGCCGTGTGATGTCTTAATTGTTGATGAGGCATCCATGATAGATACAGCCTTGATGGCCAGGCTAGTCAGGGCGTTAAAACCTGGGTGTAAACTCATTTTGGTAGGTGATGCTGACCAGTTGCCAGCGGTAGAGTCTGGCAGTGTACTGGAATCACTGATTTCTTTACAAAAAGCAGGGACAGCCTCCGAGCCTGTTCAGCAACACTTGAATAAGCTTTGTCCTCACTTGCCTGAACTGGAGTCGGTAGACTCGCAGTATGTTTCTCTGGACTTTGTCAGGACACTTACGATTAGTCAAAGATTTAAAGGTGCGTTATCCCGGGTCGCTACCTGTATTAAGAATGATCAGGCTGAGCAGGCCTGGCAAGGGTGTCCTGAATTTTCGGATGCCGATATGACTAACTTTCTTCACAATGAGCAGACATTCACGCTACCTGAAAGCTATTTTTGCGAGGTTTCAGAAAAGCTGATACACGCATGTTTTTCTTCGCTAAAAAACATCGACCAGACGCCTCAACAGGTTCTTCAGGTATTGACGCAGTGTAAGTGGTTAACGCCGGTTCGAAAGGGCCCTTCAGGCGTTGATGCGTTGAACCAACGGGTGGAAAAAACTCTCTTTCAAGCTGCTGCCAATCAGGAGTATTACCCTGGCAGACCCATTATGGTTGTAGAAAATAATTACGCCCAGCATCTTTTTAACGGCGATACCGGCGTGATCTGGCCTGACAGCAAAGGCCAGTTACTGGCATGGTTTGAGACTGCCGATGGCGTACGGGCTGTTAGTCTGAGCCGGTTACCGAAAGTGGAAACTGTTTTTGCCATGACAGTGCACAAGTCACAGGGCTCGGAGTTTTCTCAAGTGCTGATTTTCTTACCTGAAGCAACCACCTCCCAGATGTCATCCCTTTTATCAAGGGAGCTGTTGTACACAGGGATTACCAGGGCAAAACGTGGCTGTATTCTGGTTGGCAGCAAAACCTCGTTTGAAAAAATGGTGGCAACCCAGGTCCAAAGGCACAGCGGGCTAGCCCAGTTGTTTCATGATTTTTGCAATTAA